From Asterias rubens chromosome 6, eAstRub1.3, whole genome shotgun sequence, one genomic window encodes:
- the LOC117291708 gene encoding F-actin-monooxygenase MICAL3-like isoform X5 → MPEQTSEEVAAQLFDRFVQAGTFHACMSSFHQICDHLGLDPKEQKNFYPLFKAKVATWKAKSLWAKLDKRYGRKEYKKGKACTNTRVLIIGAGPVGLRTAIECAMLGTKCVVIEKRDSFSRNNVLHLWPFLITDLKNLGAKKFFGKFCAGAIDHISIRQLQLILLKVALLFGVEIHTGVTFEELQEPPEDQDQERVGWRAQLNPKDHPLSEFEFDVIIGADGKRNTLQGFKRKEFRGKLAIAITANFINRHSNEEARVEEISGVAFIFNQKFFQDLKAACGIDLENIVYYRDDTHYFVMTAKKKSLIKKGVILEDRADTIQLLSRDNYSHEKLQAYAREAANFSTNKQLPRLDFALNHYGQPDVAMFDFTSIFQAEHAARVKERKGHRLLMALVGDSLLEPFWPTGSGCARGFLGALDTAWMIRNWSSNQLSPPEIIAERESIYRLLAQTTPENLGKIYEQYSIHPPTRYPHINLKAAQPHEVLHLYDTDDEDLKRKWEKVVQIQRQTLVRSGSIVRSSKLLMWCQRVTDTYKNVHMDNMTSAWRTGLALCAIIHRYRPHLIDYKSLREEDIVQNNQLAFDLAEREFGISPTMTGKEMSELESPDKLTMVAYISRFYDLFKDELPPPLKVNLSTIEEAPHMAKSPVTKASFLSRISNKIRHKKSHHGNKENEEGLKSPVTAKRAKSRESPETALKNLRAANIEARLKERIIDRANERAADKAYNQSELPTGTNRVSGLAEQLTAQFRTIAGLTVTDDNRPVNRPKLKAFEPVKTQHSDTCFFCGKRVYVMERLSAEGLFFHRDCFRCQHCETMLHVGNYAFARDMEGKIKGKFYCRIHYPSSITNNLQSANRKRSLAPEPTTPAPTVITTISEEALPVTPPVGDASLLSEPTQKRYRATPERIELENMRANIAAGTVEVTEEEIAKYNLGTSLQTSGEEDEDESSDSEMESSEARTASMKDVAGDEEVQEEASEGEEEDEEEEDSDEEDYDSDEYSSEYESDSDDEDDEDGDEEDSDEDSDEEEDEEEAEMEVAKDEQPRYNHINKVVSLKQQWLNNMKAPEIPPWRPPEEILAEKLKAEEEERKAEEARLAEEEIKRKEEEQRQAEEEARRLQEEAVETKRVAVLEKRNSKLKLNLDALAQQYADFEVEAGTPLIPKDNVEGRSFRGLTDDEKVATILNLDPEDGSSGSEISSEEDNQSYKDAEDDREDDYMSSEEVFEMDMDEPANDATSGVTKDLVDAAEHQESENDAAGVGTIASETKEASKTLPERTCESSKKDLKSKEDIFDYVEDEYRDRRGRTVSGVSDSSFTISTPSGSFSSISVCSVTTDSLRSRVDSNPIDMVDSSRIIPEEEVMELDLTVKSAEVDLNKSDPAVDDGIDLTLNSEEMAHDADLDLEEIWGSDLALGASEVVSTETEAAVDDIDLDLSVTSGYQGNDFKCVPPLEKDLALSEVEVFMEKNTKADEVKTLQWENVEPAELVELRKPKNASTPEVTPSPESPENGEAVKTPSTKAKEKPKYRPMYHKRDSGPRLVMSRSFSDSFAEMPVLDSIKVQDVVEEEASDRNANTTNGVVYRNKKTHTRPDSPTEYVTPPAALRPTSIKMDTLSMSQSRERTYSGGTARDKVGKKKEGGSPKKSPKRQLPKIPSKENSQGQVTSENKQMAKKLLRQKTSGKEYLGLSSSGSSLPDVTSPGSTTSGKQLLGDSGATCMVQSPLITTTSGSSDQFFTPDNAMSSEYLSVSQGEKSPLSDHSPSQFTEGIPQSESRSEERKSRLSKLKGDIRRRDAMRKTQSPKAERKSTSKKNKKKKSNKAKSVDEPVDRSAKYRVTESSGAPLASMKDDEMSLSAEGELDTPEATSRPGSVLEDLPKMKSTAAELPRLIRKLSLDPKLSASLDLDNSSTSDEADEEAAEELMAAAASPGGKGKGKAKSPKRMWGKRFKVITKKSPKVEERRKIEEEELNEKLTRRVQREARRQHHQQQLKRHRMAQEIQRQLQEVEVKQRELENRGVYVEKALRGEGGDDADKKLSTASGGVDESTLMQQWFNLVNEKNALVRYESELMVQARELELEDRHCQLEQELRQRMAIDETKKKESDREVERLLLEEMLEVVEQRDALVALLEEERLNTEEALACLKASQERFPSSILTSLTVEGAKGGFGHRGDYVEEGSTDSEE, encoded by the exons ATGCCAGAGCAAACCAGTGAGGAAGTAGCGGCTCAGCTGTTTGACCGCTTCGTTCAGGCTGGTACCTTCCATGCCTGCATGTCCTCATTCCATCAGATTTGTGACCATCTAGGACTCGACCCCAAGGAACAAAA GAATTTCTACCCTCTGTTTAAGGCAAAGGTGGCGACATGGAAAGCAAAGTCACTGTGGGCCAAACTTGATAAGCGGTACGGCAGGAAAGAATATAAGAAGGGGAAGGCATGTACAAATACAAGG GTTCTCATCATTGGAGCCGGCCCAGTCGGTCTCCGCACGGCCATCGAGTGCGCGATGCTCGGCACAAAGTGCGTCGTCATCGAGAAAAGAGACAGTTTCTCCCGGAACAACGTGCTGCATCTTTGGCCGTTCCTTATCACGGACCTTAAGAATCTTGGCGCCAAGAAGTTCTTTGGAAAGTTCTGCGCTGGTGCTATTGATCACATCA GTATCCGCCAGCTCCAGTTGATCCTTCTGAAGGTTGCCCTTCTCTTCGGCGTTGAGATCCACACCGGCGTGACCTTTGAGGAACTTCAAGAGCCCCCTGAAGACCAAGATCAAGAGC GTGTTGGATGGCGAGCCCAGTTGAATCCAAAGGACCATCCCCTCagtgaatttgaatttgatgtcaTCATCGGAGCTGATGGGAAGAGAAACACTCTACAAG GATTCAAACGCAAAGAATTCCGCGGCAAACTCGCCATCGCCATCACGGCCAACTTCATCAATCGTCATAGCAACGAGGAAGCGCGCGTAGAGGAGATCAGCGGAGTGGCGTTCATCTTCAATCAGAAGTTCTTCCAGGATCTAAAGGCTGCCTGTGGTATCGACCTAGAGAATATAGTCTACTACAGAGACGACACTCACTACTTTGTCATGACAGCAAAGAAGAAGAGTCTGATCAAGAAGGGAGTTATTCTAGAG gATCGAGCAGACACAATACAGCTCCTCTCCCGTGACAACTACAGTCACGAGAAGTTGCAAGCATACGCCCGGGAGGCGGCCAACTTCTCCACCAACAAACAGCTGCCTAGGCTGGACTTTGCTCTGAACCACTACGGCCAGCCAGACGTTGCCATGTTTGATTTCACATCAATCTTTCAGGCTGAACATGCAGCCAGAGTGAAGGAACGAAAGGGACATCGGCTGCTGATGGCGCTGGTTGGTGACAGTCTACTCGAG CCTTTCTGGCCGACGGGCTCCGGTTGCGCCCGTGGTTTTCTCGGTGCCTTAGACACCGCTTGGATGATACGAAACTGGTCGTCCAATCAGCTCTCCCCACCAGAGATCATCGCCGAGCGTGAGAGCATCTACCGTCTCCTCGCGCAGACGACCCCAGAGAACCTCGGCAAGATCTACGAGCAGTACAGTATTCATCCGCCGACGAGGTACCCTCATATAAACCTCAAGGCGGCACAGCCTCATGAGGTACTGCACCTCTATGATACGGATGATGAAGATCTTAAGAGGAAGTGGGAGAAGGTGGTACAGATACAGAGACAGACGCTCGTCAGAAGTG GGTCCATAGTGAGAAGTAGTAAGCTGTTGATGTGGTGTCAACGTGTTACCGACACCTACAAGAATGTCCACATGGATAACATGACCTCGGCATGGCGCACTGGCCTAGCTCTGTGTGCCATCATTCACCGTTATAGACCACACCTTAT AGACTATAAATCATTACGAGAGGAGGACATCGTTCAGAATAACCAGCTTGCCTTTGATCTAGCGGAGCGTGAGTTTGGCATCAGTCCAACAATGACGGGGAAAGAGATGAGTGAGCTGGAGTCACCAGATAAACTGACTATGGTCGCTTACATCTCAAGATTCTATGACCTCTTCAAGGATGAGTTGCCTCCACCGCTCAAAG tCAATCTGTCTACAATTGAAGAGGCTCCACATATGGCCAAGTCGCCTGTCACCAAAGCATCCTTCCTCTCAAGAATCTCCAACAAGATTCGACACAAGAAGTCTCATCACGGTAACAAGGAGAACGAAGAAGGCTTGAAGAGTCCGGTGACTGCTAAGAGGGCCAAATCAAGGGAGTCTCCG GAAACGGCTTTGAAGAATCTAAGAGCTGCAAATATTGAGGCACGCCTGAAAGAAAGAATTATCGATCGAGCCAATGAGAGAGCGGCTGACAAAGCCTACAATCAATCAGAGCTTCCTACTGGTACAAATCGAGTCAGTGGATTGGCCGAGCAACTAACGGCGCAATTCCGTACTATTGCTGGGTTAACAGTAACCGATGACAACAGACCTGTGAATAGACCG AAATTGAAAGCTTTTGAACCCGTCAAAACGCAGCACAGTGACACGTGTTTCTTCTGCGGGAAGCGTGTTTATGTAATGGAGAGATTGAGTGCTGAAGGGCTGTTCTTCCATAGAGATTGTTTCCGTTGTCAGCATTGCGAGACCATGCTTCATGTAGGCAACTACGCATTCGCTAGAGATATGGAGGGGAAAATAAAAG GAAAGTTTTACTGCAGAATACACTATCCGTCGTCAATAACTAATAATTTGCAGAGTGCAAACAGAAAACGATCATTGGCACCAGAG CCGACGACCCCTGCACCAACCGTCATCACGACCATCTCTGAAGAGGCTTTGCCCGTAACACCTCCTGTAGGTGACGCATCACTCTTATCAGAGCCTACTCAGAAACGCTACCGGGCAACCCCAGAACGCATCG AGTTGGAGAATATGAGGGCAAATATAGCCGCTGGTACTGTTGAAGTGACCGAGGAAGAGATAGCCAAATACAACCTTGGTACCTCCTTACAGACCTCTGGGGAAGAGGATGAAGATGA GTCGTCAGATAGCGAGATGGAGTCATCCGAAGCTAGGACTGCATCCATGAAGGATGTAGCAGGTGATGAGGAAGTGCAGGAGGAGGCAAGTGAGGGGGAGGAGGAGGATgaagaggaggaggattcaGATGAAGAGGATTATGATTCTGATGAATACA GTTCTGAGTATGAATCTGATTCTGATGATGAGGATGATGAAGATGGTGATGAGGAAGACAGCGATGAAGACAGcgatgaagaagaagatgaagaagaagcaGAGATGGAAGTTGCCAAGGACGAGCAGCCGCGTTACAATCACATCAACAAGGTGGTCAGTCTGAAGCAACAGTGGCTCAACAACATGAAGGCTCCAGAGATCCCACCATGGAGGCCACCTGAAGAGATCCTGGCTGAGAAGCTCAAAGCTGAGGAAGAGGAGCGGAAGGCAGAGGAAGCGAGGCTAGCTGAGGAGGAGATAAAGAGGAAAGAGGAGGAGCAGAGACAGGCCGAAGAAGAAGCCAGGAGGTTACAGGAAGAGGCGGTAGAAACAAAGAGAGTCGCCGTGCTTGAGAAAAGAAACAGCAAGCTCAAGTTAAATTTGGATGCTCTTGCTCAGCAGTATGCTGACTTTGAAGTGGAGGCTGGGACACCCCTCATACCAAAAGACAACGTAGAGGGCCGGAGCTTCCGAGGGTTGACAGATGATGAGAAGGTTGCAACGATTTTAAATTTGGACCCGGAAGATGGAAGCTCAGGGAGTGAGATAAGTAGCGAGGAGGATAATCAGAGTTACAAGGATGCTGAGGATGATAGGGAAGATGATTACATGTCATCGGAGGAAGTCTTTGAGATGGATATGGACGAGCCAGCAAATGATGCTACCTCAGGAGTCACAAAGGATCTTGTCGATGCTGCCGAGCATCAAGAATCTGAGAATGACGCTGCTGGAGTAGGAACAATTGCCTCTGAAACAAAGGAAGCCTCCAAAACACTTCCAGAGAGGACTTGTGAGTCCAGTAAGAAAGACTTGAAAAGCAAAGAGGACATCTTTGATTATGTGGAGGATGAATACAGAGACAGACGGGGGCGTACAGTTTCTGGGGTTTCAGACTCGAGTTTCACTATCTCCACGCCGAGTGGTTCCTTCTCCTCAATATCTGTGTGTTCCGTTACCACGGACAGTTTAAGAAGTCGTGTAGACTCCAACCCCATAGACATGGTGGATTCCTCAAGGATAATCCCTGAAGAGGAAGTTATGGAGTTAGATTTGACCGTAAAGTCAGCAGAAGTTGACCTCAACAAGAGTGACCCAGCTGTTGATGATGGCATTGATCTCACACTGAACTCTGAAGAAATGGCCCATGATGCGGATTTAGATCTGGAAGAAATTTGGGGGTCAGATCTTGCACTGGGAGCCAGTGAAGTGGTATCCACAGAGACGGAAGCAGCAGTAGATGACATTGACTTGGATCTCTCAGTCACCTCGGGTTACCAGGGAAATGATTTTAAATGCGTACCACCTTTAGAAAAGGACCTTGCATTGTCCGAAGTCGAAGTTTTTATGGAGAAGAACACTAAAGCAGATGAAGTGAAAACATTACAGTGGGAAAACGTGGAACCAGCAGAGCTTGTTGAGTTGCGCAAACCCAAAAATGCATCTACGCCAGAGGTCACCCCATCACCAGAATCACCTGAGAATGGGGAAGCCGTCAAGACCCCTTCCACAAAAGCCAAAGAGAAACCTAAATATCGTCCAATGTATCATAAACGTGACAGCGGTCCCAGATTAGTCATGTCTCGATCATTCTCGGACTCCTTCGCAGAGATGCCCGTACTAGACAGCATCAAGGTTCAGGATGTGGTAGAAGAAGAGGCATCAGACCGGAATGCAAATACAACCAATGGTGTGGTGTACAGGAATAAAAAGACTCATACCCGTCCAGATTCTCCGACTGAGTATGTCACGCCTCCAGCAGCCTTGAGACCCACTTCAATCAAAATGGACACCTTGTCTATGTCTCAGAGCCGAGAAAGAACTTACTCAGGCGGCACAGCCCGCGATAAGGTCGGTAAAAAGAAAGAGGGAGGCTCCCCAAAGAAATCGCCTAAGCGGCAATTACCAAAGATTCCGTCGAAGGAAAACAGTCAGGGTCAGGTCACAtcggaaaacaaacaaatggcgAAGAAGTTGCTACGACAGAAAACTTCCGGGAAAGAGTACCTGGGTCTGTCAAGTTCTGGATCCAGCCTCCCGGATGTAACCAGTCCAGGCTCTACCACCAGCGGGAAGCAACTACTTGGAGATTCAGGTGCCACCTGCATGGTTCAGTCCCCGCTCATCACCACGACAAGCGGCAGCAGTGATCAGTTTTTCACACCGGATAATGCAATGTCATCGGAGTACCTCTCTGTCTCACAGGGGGAAAAATCCCCGCTCAGCGACCACAGCCCGTCGCAGTTCACAGAGGGCATTCCGCAGTCAGAGTCCAGGTCTGAAGAGCGCAAATCCCGCCTCAGTAAACTCAAGGGAGACATCCGTCGACGGGATGCGATGCGGAAGACTCAGTCGCCCAAAGCGGAACGCAAGTCGACCAgtaagaagaacaagaagaagaagtcgAACAAAGCAAAGTCTGTGGATGAACCTGTTGATCGATCGGCTAAGTATCGCGTAACGGAATCATCAGGTGCTCCGTTAGCGTCAATGAAGGACGATGAGATGTCGCTGTCGGCAGAAGGTGAACTGGACACACCTGAAGCTACTTCAAGACCTGGGTCTGTACTTGAAGATCTACCAAAAATGAAATCCACTGCTGCTGAGCTACCGAGATTAA TTCGTAAGCTTAGTCTAGATCCCAAACTGTCAGCATCTCTGGACCTGGATAACTCCTCCACCTCTGACGAAGCAGATGAGGAGGCCGCTGAGGAACTGATGGCAGCAGCAGCAAGCCCAGGGGGGAAGGGGAAGGGGAAAGCTAAATCACCCAAGAGGATGTGGGGAAAGAGATTCAAG GTTATTACAAAGAAGTCCCCCAAAGTAGAg GAGAGAAGGAAGATAGAGGAGGAAGAGTTGAACGAGAAACTGACACGACGAGTTCAACGCGAGGCGAGACGTCAACACCATCAGCAACAGCTGAAGCGCCACCGCATGGCCCAAGAGATTCAACGCCAACTTCAAGAGGTGGAGGTCAAGCAGAGGGAACTGGAGAATCGTGGAGTTTACGTCGAGAAAGCGTTACGAGGGGAAGGCGGCGATGATGCAGACAAGAAAC